The genomic segment TACTGTTATTGGTGTTTTTTAATTATCCGGCAAGATTAATAGGATTAACCTATTTGACAGATCGGCCAGAAAATGATTTTGTCCAGTGTAGAGGATGGCCCTCGTGTCTTCTCCTCTCAATAATAAGATGAGTAAGAACAGACCACTGTCTTTTTTTAATTCAGATATTGTGGTTGCTACTCCTGCTGGGATGCAGGCCTTTGCGGAAAGCAGAAGAGCCGTATAGGGACGAGGTATATTACACGCCTGTGCACTGTCCCAAGGGGCAGAATGGCAAAATGATCATTGATAAAAACAAGGAAAAAATTATGCTTACAGTGACACCCTTCGCAATAGAAAATCTTAAGAAGTATATGACAGACAATAAAATAGAATCCGCCCTACGCATTGCCCTGATGAATGGCGGTTGCTCCGGTAATGTACTCGGTCTTGCCCTTGATAAAGAGGGAGAAAAAGACCAGATCCTTACGGAAGGGGGCATTACCTTTCTGGTGGAGGAGGGGCTTGCTCAGCAGTGCGGTGCTATCACCCTTGACTACCTTGATCAGGGCGCTCGCTCGGGTTTTGCCATCTCTTCAGAAAACCCTGTGGCGGGGGGCGGTGGATGTTCCTCTGGATCCTGCGGTTCCTGTGGACAATAGGGGGGGGGACACTAGGGACAGAACAGGGTTTGCATCCTGCTAAGGGGTGGCCTTGTTGCCAGCAAAAAAAGGGACAGTGCCGGAGAGGTGCTGTCCCTTTTTTATTAGAGAATTTGTTTGAGGAAGAGTTTGGTGCGCTCGTTTTGCGGATTGGTGAAAAAATGTTCGGGCTTACCCTCTTCCTGGATTTGGCCATCATCCATGAAGACTACCCGGTCCGCAACCTCACGGGCAAAGCCCATTTCATGGGTGACCACCACCATGGTCATGCCCTCCTTAGCAAGATCTTGCATAACATCAAGTACCTCGCCTACCATTTCAGGATCAAGGGCTGAAGTTGGTTCGTCAAAGAGAAGTACCTTGGGTGACATGGCAAGGGATCTGGCAATGGCAACACGCTGCTGTTGACCGCCGGAGAGCTGGTCAGGATAGGCAGCGGCTTTCTGGGATAGGCCAACTTTTTCCAACAGTTCCATGGAGATTTTGTCCGCCTCCGCCTTGCGGGTCTTGCGTACAGATATCTGGGCCATGGTGATATTTTCCAGCACCGTGATATGGGGAAAGAGGTTGAAGGATTGGAAAACCATTCCTACCTCGGCCCGGACGGCATTAATAGCACATTTTGGATCAAGTATATTCACTCCATCGATAACAATGCTTCCCGCATCTGCATATTCCAATCGGTTAAGACAACGGAGAAAGGTTGACTTGCCGGAGCCGGAGGGGCCAATAACAACAACAACTTCAGCCGGTTTTACAGTTAGCGAAACATCTTTTAGCGCGTGCAATGTGCCGCTTGGGGTTTCAAAGTATTTATGGATGTTTTTGGCAGTGATCATCGCAGGCTTTTCCTTTCTAGATGTTGAACGCAAAGAGACAGGGCAAAGGTTAGAACAAGATAGAGAAGGGCGCAGGTTATCCACATCTCATAGGGCATAAGAGAGCTACTGACAATTTCTCTTGTGGCCTTAGTAACCTCTCGAATGGCAATTACACCGAGTAGCGATGAATCTTTAATAAGGCTAATAAACTGTCCGGCAAGTGGTGGCATAATACGTCGAAGTGCCTGGGGCAGGATGACCTTGCGCATAGATTCCGCATAGGTCAGCCCCAGAGAGCGAGCCGCCTCCATCTGGCCGCGATGCACAGACTGAATACCGGCCCGAACGATCTCGGCGGTATAGGCACCGGTAAAGGTGGCCAGGGCAATGACCCCGAACCAAAGGGGAGGAACGCCACCAATGCCTATTTGCGTGAGGAAGGCATTAATCAGGTTGCCCACCACAAAATACCATAGAAATATCTGTACCATCAGCGGGGTGCCACGGATGAGCTCGATATAGATAATGGAGAACCACTTGAGGAGCGGATTTTCAGAAACGCGGGACAGTCCGGTTAAGATACCAAGGGTAATACCTATAATTATGGCAAAGAAAGACACCTTGAGAGTAATCCATAAACTGATCAAGAGCATTCCAGGCTGGCTGACCTTATAGCTTGCCACCAGGTCTCCCTCGTAGGCATAATCACCCTCTGTGAGGAGAATCTCAGCATCGGCAGGTGCTTGCAAGGTTTCGGTATAGGCACCATCCATAATGCTAATGGAATATCCCTCTGGCCCTTTGATTATTTTTTCAATATCACCGGCAACCTCCGCACGGACCTCTATGGTTTTATCTAACCAAAAATACTGGGGAACCTGTTTCCAGTTCCAGTTATATTCAACGTAGGAGGATGCTACATAGGTAAAACCTATGACGACAAGCATGCAGACAACAATGGCGGAGCGCCAAAACATGAAATAGCCGCGACTTTTGGGGGCATCTAGGCCAGAGTAGCGAGACATAAAAAGCTCTTCAGGTAAAATAACGTAAAATGGGAGAGTGAGGTTGATGCCTCACTCCCCCTTCTGGTACTCAATGGGCGACAAAAGTCACATACTACATGATATTAACCGTCAATGAGAGATTCCCATTTGTTGCTCAGGAGCCATTTGGAGTAAATACGCTCATAGCGACCATCGTTCTTAAATTGAAAGAGGAAATTGTTAATAAAGTTAGTTAAATCAGGGTCACCCTGCTTAAAACCAATGGCCATGGGCTCAAAGGTGAAGGGCTCTTTGAGGAGAAAAGTTTTATCACCACCCATGCGTTTTTGTAATACCTCAAGTACATGAAGGTCATAAACAAAGGCATCCGCACGACCACTGATAACTTCCTGGGCGCTATCGCTTGGCTGATCAAAAGATTTATACTGAGCCTTAGGGAGATATTTTCTTGCTGCCTCTTCACCGGTGGTACCGATGCAGGAAACAATCTTCATCTCAGGCTTGTTGAGATTACGATAGAGACGTATATCTTTTTCCTTGGACATATTGACCATGATTCCCTGGCCCATGAGTACATAGGGGTTAGAAAAGGCGATTTTAAGATTACGCTGTTGGGTAAGGGTCATACCGGAGATGATGAGGTCAAACTTGTCCGAGAGAAGCGCGGGAATGAGACCATCAAAGTCCATATTAACAAACTTGACCTTTACGCCCATGGATTTTGCAATTTCTTTACCAAGCTCAACATCAAAGCCGATAAGACGACCCTGTTTATTTGTCATCTCAAACGGAGGATAGGAGGCATTGAGACCAATGCGGAGCTCTCCATTTTTTACAATCGTGTTTAAACTGGAAGATTTACTCAAATTAATGTCTGCTGCAAAGGCACAGGTAGACATAACCATGGTGAGCACCATGGCAATACATAACTTACCAAACTTCATCGCTTCTCTCCTCGGGGAAATAATTAGAAACAAAACAACTGGTTTGTTAGTTTAAATCGAATAACGACCAGTTAGAAATGCTCATAAAAATATTGGGTGATTTAGTAATAGTTGCTTGTAAAATCAGTACTTTCCTTCGGTCAAAATCTCTTTAATGACCATGGGGCGCCTGCACTTATCACACATTGGGATCTCTTCTTCCGGTACTGCTATAATTTTAGTTATGCGACAAATGGGACAAACAACCTCGATAAACTCACGTTTATACCGTGCTTTAAAGAATTTTCCAGACATATAGATCCTCCTGCAATTCTATGCTCTAAGGCAAAATTGTGTAATATACAAAAAAGTAATATCAATGGCAAGAACAAGACCTTCTTGAAAGATATATTATATCGCCATAAAAGATAAGATTTTTCCAAGAGAGCATCGGCCTTTTCCTTAAAAGGCATATTTGATCTAATACCGAGCTAAAAAAATTTGTTATCCTAAAGATATTTCGTATCCTTGTAAGGAGTACTCTCAAATGGAGTACCTGTCTTATCAAACTTTTTCCCATACTATAGGAGGATATCATGCTCGCAACGGATAACATTGCCTCAGCATTCCAGGCAATTTGTGAAGAGGTAGAAAAACTCAAAAAGAAAGAACACTCTAAAAAGGTGCTCAAGCGTCTCAAGACAATAATATTGATAGCAAAGCACCAGAGTGATATCCGTGGTCTAGCAAAGGAAAGTTGCTGCCATACTGAAAAAAAGCATAGCTGTAAGAAAGAGTAGGTAAAAAAGTAGAGAGGGTGGCTAGCCATCCTCTCTATGAGAGCGGGTAGGACGGTTTTGCTTAACCTCGTCAGATTTAAGACTCTAATTCTAAAACTCTCTTATCAAGTGCACTAACAAGAGAATCAAAGAGCATGTCTGTTGAAAGAATTTCATCATGGACAAAAGCCCCGAGCTCAAGCACACCATTGAGATCATCACGGCGGAAGTCTTGGCTATGATCCTGGGTATATTTTATGCTCAGTTCTGCTAAACGTTGACCTATTAAGCGAGTTTCTATCTGCTGCTTAAGATCCTTCAAATGTGCTATCAAATCTTCTTTGGCCAAATTTTTTACTAAAGTTGTCTTGTTCATTTATCAACCTTTTATTTTGCGGATCAATTTCTAATTCTACAGGTAATATATTAC from the Desulfotalea psychrophila LSv54 genome contains:
- a CDS encoding amino acid ABC transporter ATP-binding protein; the encoded protein is MITAKNIHKYFETPSGTLHALKDVSLTVKPAEVVVVIGPSGSGKSTFLRCLNRLEYADAGSIVIDGVNILDPKCAINAVRAEVGMVFQSFNLFPHITVLENITMAQISVRKTRKAEADKISMELLEKVGLSQKAAAYPDQLSGGQQQRVAIARSLAMSPKVLLFDEPTSALDPEMVGEVLDVMQDLAKEGMTMVVVTHEMGFAREVADRVVFMDDGQIQEEGKPEHFFTNPQNERTKLFLKQIL
- a CDS encoding amino acid ABC transporter permease; this translates as MSRYSGLDAPKSRGYFMFWRSAIVVCMLVVIGFTYVASSYVEYNWNWKQVPQYFWLDKTIEVRAEVAGDIEKIIKGPEGYSISIMDGAYTETLQAPADAEILLTEGDYAYEGDLVASYKVSQPGMLLISLWITLKVSFFAIIIGITLGILTGLSRVSENPLLKWFSIIYIELIRGTPLMVQIFLWYFVVGNLINAFLTQIGIGGVPPLWFGVIALATFTGAYTAEIVRAGIQSVHRGQMEAARSLGLTYAESMRKVILPQALRRIMPPLAGQFISLIKDSSLLGVIAIREVTKATREIVSSSLMPYEMWITCALLYLVLTFALSLCVQHLERKSLR
- a CDS encoding transporter substrate-binding domain-containing protein, translating into MKFGKLCIAMVLTMVMSTCAFAADINLSKSSSLNTIVKNGELRIGLNASYPPFEMTNKQGRLIGFDVELGKEIAKSMGVKVKFVNMDFDGLIPALLSDKFDLIISGMTLTQQRNLKIAFSNPYVLMGQGIMVNMSKEKDIRLYRNLNKPEMKIVSCIGTTGEEAARKYLPKAQYKSFDQPSDSAQEVISGRADAFVYDLHVLEVLQKRMGGDKTFLLKEPFTFEPMAIGFKQGDPDLTNFINNFLFQFKNDGRYERIYSKWLLSNKWESLIDG
- a CDS encoding IscA/HesB family protein; its protein translation is MLTVTPFAIENLKKYMTDNKIESALRIALMNGGCSGNVLGLALDKEGEKDQILTEGGITFLVEEGLAQQCGAITLDYLDQGARSGFAISSENPVAGGGGCSSGSCGSCGQ